A region of Argentina anserina chromosome 5, drPotAnse1.1, whole genome shotgun sequence DNA encodes the following proteins:
- the LOC126794806 gene encoding uncharacterized protein LOC126794806, with product MMGDMLKRATLETAVWAGKLLLLCVGIVSTMVFLKVVIIPYLLNLTLSTLPNLWTSIRSYCLSPLYIYIIVNFIILIIVASSIFQNQKQNHPSSVRSSFSSINNLNNGKTTTSDHEDDYCTVIDGTTDYNTNKTQSSSRSESTTISPIPSLLTHQFSNEMISWHDIHIVQQASTDEESIHRTVSGTSSVPLERFFSTTEPSPEEHSFSEESCLTEKPATEEEVEDNTLDTTWNAIMERQGKPICKHLKKSETWDTPPRTSGLVRSSIIPARELVQEGQLDDDHHENISNNYNNAVDDRVAWARKELRKSDTFSDRVSMIREKSMSQDELKQRAEAFINKINNQMRLQRLESDQRFREMVNRGL from the coding sequence ATGATGGGGGATATGCTGAAAAGAGCAACACTGGAAACAGCAGTCTGGGCTGGAAAGCTGTTACTGCTCTGTGTAGGAATAGTGTCCACAATGGTATTTCTCAAAGTGGTAATCATTCCCTACCTCCTTAATCTCACTCTTTCTACTCTCCCCAACCTCTGGACCTCCATCAGAAGCTACTGTCTATCTCCACTTTACATCTACATCATTGTCAATTTCATCATCTTAATCATCGTTGCCTCCTCcatattccaaaatcaaaagcaaAACCACCCCTCATCTGTGCGCTCCTCCTTCAGCTCCATTAATAACCTAAACAATGGCAAGACCACTACCTCTGATCATGAAGACGACTACTGTACTGTTATTGATGGTACGACAGATTACAACACCAACAAGACTCAAAGTAGTAGTCGTTCCGAAAGTACAACTATTTCTCCTATACCTTCTTTGCTTACTCATCAGTTTTCAAATGAAATGATCAGTTGGCATGACATCCACATAGTACAACAAGCTTCCACAGATGAAGAATCCATTCATCGTACCGTGTCAGGTACTAGCTCAGTGCCCCTTGAGAGATTCTTCAGTACTACCGAACCTTCACCGGAGGAACACTCCTTCTCGGAAGAGTCTTGCCTGACGGAGAAACCGGCCACCGAGGAGGAGGTGGAAGACAATACATTGGACACCACATGGAACGCCATTATGGAAAGGCAAGGAAAACCGATATGCAAGCATCTAAAAAAGAGTGAGACTTGGGACACGCCGCCTCGGACGTCTGGCTTGGTGAGAAGTAGTATTATTCCAGCCAGGGAGCTAGTTCAGGAGGGTCAGTTAGATGATGATCATCATGAGAACATCAGCAACAACTATAATAATGCTGTTGATGATCGAGTGGCATGGGCTCGGAAAGAGTTGAGGAAATCGGACACTTTTAGCGACAGGGTATCCATGATAAGGGAGAAGTCCATGAGTCAGGACGAGTTGAAACAGAGAGCTGAGGCCTTCATCAACAAGATCAACAATCAGATGAGGCTTCAGAGGCTGGAATCTGATCAACGTTTCAGGGAAATGGTTAATCGTGGTCTTTGA
- the LOC126793429 gene encoding general negative regulator of transcription subunit 3 isoform X2, whose product MGASRKLQGEIDRVLKKVQEGVDVFDSIWNKVYDTDNANQKEKFEADLKKEIKKLQRYRDQIKTWIQSSEIKDKKVSASYEQALVDARKLIEREMERFKICEKETKTKAFSKEGLGQQPKTDPKEKAKSETRDWINTVVGELESQIDSFEAEIEGVSVKKGKGRPPRLTHLETSITRHKAHIMKLELILRLLDNDELSPEQVNDVKDFLEDYVERNQEDFDEFSEVDELYSTLPLDKVESLEDLVTVPPVLVKATVTSTNQPSTPVQEPVEDTISQDNSNPDSIARTPPPKSSALGSAASTPTGNHATPVSLNVASLSLPGVPTVSAISGSNTVRGVTENAGLALSLSPVSLSPSVKEEEVATFPGRRPSPSLSDSSVVRGVGRGGLPGQIPSSMPFSSSNVVPSNSALGTSATDMAKRNILGADERLGASGVVQPLISPLSNRMILPQASKPMDGSGSTDSSNTSEATAIPGRAFSPSMVSGMQWRPGSSFPNQNEAGLFRGRTEIAPDQREKFLQRLQQVQQQGHSTLLNMPALTGGNSKQFSAQQQNPLLQQFNSQSSSLPSQAGMGLGVQAPSLGTLSSTTLQQQLSSIHQQSLQANSQALMSSGPKEADAGHPKVEDQQQQSVIDESTSESSPSSGLVKNLMNEDDMKASYAIDTLTGASGSLTESSQVPRDIDLSPGQPLQSSQPSASLGVIGRRSVSDLGTIGDNLSGSTANSGPVHDQLYNLQMLEAAYYKLPQPKDSERPRSYTPRHPAITPSTYPQVQAPIVNNPAFWERLGSEQYYTDTLFFAFYYQQNTYQQYLAAKELKKQSWRYHRKYNTWFQRHEEPKVATDEYEQGTYVYFDFHIANDDLQHGWCQRIKTEFTFEYNHLEDELIV is encoded by the exons ATGGGGGCGAGTCGGAAGCTCCAAGGCGAGATCGACCGAGTTCTGAAGAAGGTCCAAGAAGGCGTAGATGTCTTCGACAGCATTTGGAACAAG GTTTATGACACAGACAATGCCAACCAGAAGGAGAAGTTTGAGGCCGACTTGAAGAAGGAGATTAAGAAGCTCCAGAGATACCGCGACCAAATCAAGACTTGGATTCAGTCCAGTGAAATCAAGGATAAGAAG GTGAGTGCGTCATACGAGCAGGCTCTGGTGGATGCTCGCAAGCTTATTGAGCGTGAAATGGAGAGATTTAAGATATGCGAAAAGGAGACTAAAACCAAGGCTTTTTCCAAGGAGGGATTGGGCCAGCAACCCAAAACT GATCCTAAGGAGAAGGCTAAATCTGAGACAAGGGATTGGATTAACACTGTG GTTGGGGAGTTGGAATCTCAAATTGACAGTTTTGAAGCTGAGATTGAGGGGGTATCAGTCAAAAAAGGAAAGGGCAGACCGCCTAGACTG ACCCATCTAGAGACATCTATCACTCGGCATAAGGCTCATATAATGAAGTTGGAATTGATCTTACGGTTATTGGATAATGATGAATTGAGTCCTGAGCAAGTCAATGATGTCAAAGACTTTTTGGAAGACTATGTTGAACGTAATCAG GAGGACTTTGATGAGTTTAGTGAAGTTGATGAGCTTTACAGCACCTTACCATTAGACAAGGTGGAGTCCCTTGAAGATTTGGTTACTGTTCCTCCTGTTCTTGTCAAG GCCACTGTTACTTCCACTAACCAGCCTAGTACTCCTGTTCAAGAGCCAGTTGAGGATACGATATCCCAGGATAATAGTAATCCTGATAGCATTGCTAGAACTCCACCTCCTAAAAGCAGCGCACTTGGTTCTGCGGCATCAACACCAACTGGGAATCATGCAACGCCTGTCTCTTTGAATGTTGCATCTCTCAGTTTACCTGGTGTGCCAACTGTTTCAGCTATTTCTGGTTCAAATACTGTTCGTGGTGTCACAGAAAATGCAGGACTGGCACTTTCTTTATCTCCTGTAAGTCTGTCTCCTTctgtgaaggaagaagaagtagcaacCTTCCCTGGACGTAGACCATCACCATCACTTTCTGATTCTAGTGTTGTGAGAGGCGTTGGTAGAGGTGGCCTCCCTGGCCAGATTCCATCTAGTATGCCTTTTAGTTCTAGCAATGTAGTTCCTAGTAATAGTGCCCTGGGTACCTCTGCTACTGACATGGCAAAGAGAAATATATTGGGAGCCGATGAGAGACTTGGAGCTAGTGGTGTGGTACAGCCTCTCATTTCCCCTCTGAGCAACCGGATGATCTTGCCTCAGGCGTCTAAACCCATGGATGGAAGTGGTTCCACTGATTCTAGTAATACAAGTGAGGCTACTGCTATACCTGGCCGAGCATTTTCTCCTTCAATGGTCTCTGGCATGCAATGGAGGCCTGGAAGTTCCTTCCCAAACCAGAATGAAGCG GGATTATTTCGTGGAAGAACTGAGATAGCACCTGATCAGAGGGAGAAGTTCTTGCAGCGGCTCCAGCAAGTGCAGCAACAAGGTCACAGTACCCTTCTTAACATGCCCGCTCTTACTGGTGGAAATTCTAAGCAGTTTTCAGCACAGCAGCAAAATCCACTCTTGCAACAG TTTAATTCGCAAAGCTCATCTCTACCTTCTCAAGCTGGCATGGGACTCGGGGTACAGGCCCCAAGTCTTGGAACTCTTTCATCCACCACCTTACAGCAGCAGCTGAGTTCCATCCATCAACAGTCTCTGCAGGCTAATTCACAGGCACTGATGTCAAGTGGACCAAAAGAAGCTG ACGCTGGTCATCCAAAAGTTGAGGACCAGCAGCAACAGAGTGTTATTGATGAATCAACATCTGAATCCTCTCCTAGTTCTGGGCTAGTAAAGAATCTAATGAATGAGGATGATATGAAGGCCTCATATGCAATTGATACTCTG ACTGGAGCTTCTGGCTCTTTGACAGAGTCATCTCAAGTACCAAGAGATATCGATCTGTCTCCTGGGCAACCTTTGCAGTCTAGTCAACCTTCTGCTAGCCTTGGTGTTATTGGCCGAAGAAGTGTTTCTGATCTTGGTACAATCGGGGATAACCTCTCTGGATCTACTGCTAATTCTGGGCCAGTGCACGATCAGTTGTATAATTTGCAGATGCTTGAGGCTGCTTATTACAAACTTCCACAACCCAAGGACTCTGAACGTCCAAGAAGTTACACTCCA AGGCACCCTGCAATAACTCCTTCTACCTATCCCCAAGTTCAAGCACCTATAGTTAATAATCCTGCTTTCTGGGAACGTTTGGGATCTGAACAGTATTATACTGATACCCTATTCTTTGCATTTTACTATCAGCAG AACACTTACCAGCAATATCTGGCTGCCAAAGAATTGAAGAAGCAATCTTGGAGATACCATAGGAAATACAACACTTGGTTTCAACGACATGAAGAGCCTAAAGTGGCTACTGATGAATATGAACAAGGGACATATGTGTACTTTGACTTCCACATTGCTAATGATGATCTACAGCATGGATG GTGTCAAAGGATCAAAACTGAGTTTACCTTTGAATATAACCATCTGGAAGATGAACTTATTGTATAG
- the LOC126793431 gene encoding uncharacterized protein LOC126793431: MSDPYERVKGGRLTFKDGSVATRSKAIDKKKKKKKKPIDDAIASVDLVGDDAIAAAEGGAEAGAEEASYSIDAAKRMNYDELFPVEAKKFNYDPKVIKQKSVEAILDDRVKKKADRYCK; the protein is encoded by the coding sequence ATGTCGGATCCGTACGAGAGAGTGAAGGGAGGAAGATTGACCTTCAAGGACGGAAGTGTAGCCACGCGCAGCAAAGCCATtgataagaagaaaaagaagaagaagaagcctaTCGACGATGCAATCGCCTCCGTCGATTTGGTAGGCGACGATGCGATAGCGGCAGCAGAAGGCGGAGCTGAAGCAGGAGCAGAAGAAGCGAGCTACTCCATCGACGCGGCCAAGCGCATGAATTACGATGAGCTCTTCCCCGTCGAAGCCAAGAAGTTTAATTACGACCCCAAAGTCATTAAACAGAAGTCCGTCGAGGCCATTCTTGACGACCGCGTCAAGAAGAAGGCCGACCGCTACTGTAAATAG
- the LOC126793429 gene encoding general negative regulator of transcription subunit 3 isoform X1 yields MGASRKLQGEIDRVLKKVQEGVDVFDSIWNKVYDTDNANQKEKFEADLKKEIKKLQRYRDQIKTWIQSSEIKDKKVSASYEQALVDARKLIEREMERFKICEKETKTKAFSKEGLGQQPKTDPKEKAKSETRDWINTVVGELESQIDSFEAEIEGVSVKKGKGRPPRLTHLETSITRHKAHIMKLELILRLLDNDELSPEQVNDVKDFLEDYVERNQEDFDEFSEVDELYSTLPLDKVESLEDLVTVPPVLVKGAPMLGLKTPLAASASQTPATVTSTNQPSTPVQEPVEDTISQDNSNPDSIARTPPPKSSALGSAASTPTGNHATPVSLNVASLSLPGVPTVSAISGSNTVRGVTENAGLALSLSPVSLSPSVKEEEVATFPGRRPSPSLSDSSVVRGVGRGGLPGQIPSSMPFSSSNVVPSNSALGTSATDMAKRNILGADERLGASGVVQPLISPLSNRMILPQASKPMDGSGSTDSSNTSEATAIPGRAFSPSMVSGMQWRPGSSFPNQNEAGLFRGRTEIAPDQREKFLQRLQQVQQQGHSTLLNMPALTGGNSKQFSAQQQNPLLQQFNSQSSSLPSQAGMGLGVQAPSLGTLSSTTLQQQLSSIHQQSLQANSQALMSSGPKEADAGHPKVEDQQQQSVIDESTSESSPSSGLVKNLMNEDDMKASYAIDTLTGASGSLTESSQVPRDIDLSPGQPLQSSQPSASLGVIGRRSVSDLGTIGDNLSGSTANSGPVHDQLYNLQMLEAAYYKLPQPKDSERPRSYTPRHPAITPSTYPQVQAPIVNNPAFWERLGSEQYYTDTLFFAFYYQQNTYQQYLAAKELKKQSWRYHRKYNTWFQRHEEPKVATDEYEQGTYVYFDFHIANDDLQHGWCQRIKTEFTFEYNHLEDELIV; encoded by the exons ATGGGGGCGAGTCGGAAGCTCCAAGGCGAGATCGACCGAGTTCTGAAGAAGGTCCAAGAAGGCGTAGATGTCTTCGACAGCATTTGGAACAAG GTTTATGACACAGACAATGCCAACCAGAAGGAGAAGTTTGAGGCCGACTTGAAGAAGGAGATTAAGAAGCTCCAGAGATACCGCGACCAAATCAAGACTTGGATTCAGTCCAGTGAAATCAAGGATAAGAAG GTGAGTGCGTCATACGAGCAGGCTCTGGTGGATGCTCGCAAGCTTATTGAGCGTGAAATGGAGAGATTTAAGATATGCGAAAAGGAGACTAAAACCAAGGCTTTTTCCAAGGAGGGATTGGGCCAGCAACCCAAAACT GATCCTAAGGAGAAGGCTAAATCTGAGACAAGGGATTGGATTAACACTGTG GTTGGGGAGTTGGAATCTCAAATTGACAGTTTTGAAGCTGAGATTGAGGGGGTATCAGTCAAAAAAGGAAAGGGCAGACCGCCTAGACTG ACCCATCTAGAGACATCTATCACTCGGCATAAGGCTCATATAATGAAGTTGGAATTGATCTTACGGTTATTGGATAATGATGAATTGAGTCCTGAGCAAGTCAATGATGTCAAAGACTTTTTGGAAGACTATGTTGAACGTAATCAG GAGGACTTTGATGAGTTTAGTGAAGTTGATGAGCTTTACAGCACCTTACCATTAGACAAGGTGGAGTCCCTTGAAGATTTGGTTACTGTTCCTCCTGTTCTTGTCAAG GGTGCACCGATGTTGGGCTTGAAGACTCCATTGGCAGCATCAGCATCTCAAACGCCT GCCACTGTTACTTCCACTAACCAGCCTAGTACTCCTGTTCAAGAGCCAGTTGAGGATACGATATCCCAGGATAATAGTAATCCTGATAGCATTGCTAGAACTCCACCTCCTAAAAGCAGCGCACTTGGTTCTGCGGCATCAACACCAACTGGGAATCATGCAACGCCTGTCTCTTTGAATGTTGCATCTCTCAGTTTACCTGGTGTGCCAACTGTTTCAGCTATTTCTGGTTCAAATACTGTTCGTGGTGTCACAGAAAATGCAGGACTGGCACTTTCTTTATCTCCTGTAAGTCTGTCTCCTTctgtgaaggaagaagaagtagcaacCTTCCCTGGACGTAGACCATCACCATCACTTTCTGATTCTAGTGTTGTGAGAGGCGTTGGTAGAGGTGGCCTCCCTGGCCAGATTCCATCTAGTATGCCTTTTAGTTCTAGCAATGTAGTTCCTAGTAATAGTGCCCTGGGTACCTCTGCTACTGACATGGCAAAGAGAAATATATTGGGAGCCGATGAGAGACTTGGAGCTAGTGGTGTGGTACAGCCTCTCATTTCCCCTCTGAGCAACCGGATGATCTTGCCTCAGGCGTCTAAACCCATGGATGGAAGTGGTTCCACTGATTCTAGTAATACAAGTGAGGCTACTGCTATACCTGGCCGAGCATTTTCTCCTTCAATGGTCTCTGGCATGCAATGGAGGCCTGGAAGTTCCTTCCCAAACCAGAATGAAGCG GGATTATTTCGTGGAAGAACTGAGATAGCACCTGATCAGAGGGAGAAGTTCTTGCAGCGGCTCCAGCAAGTGCAGCAACAAGGTCACAGTACCCTTCTTAACATGCCCGCTCTTACTGGTGGAAATTCTAAGCAGTTTTCAGCACAGCAGCAAAATCCACTCTTGCAACAG TTTAATTCGCAAAGCTCATCTCTACCTTCTCAAGCTGGCATGGGACTCGGGGTACAGGCCCCAAGTCTTGGAACTCTTTCATCCACCACCTTACAGCAGCAGCTGAGTTCCATCCATCAACAGTCTCTGCAGGCTAATTCACAGGCACTGATGTCAAGTGGACCAAAAGAAGCTG ACGCTGGTCATCCAAAAGTTGAGGACCAGCAGCAACAGAGTGTTATTGATGAATCAACATCTGAATCCTCTCCTAGTTCTGGGCTAGTAAAGAATCTAATGAATGAGGATGATATGAAGGCCTCATATGCAATTGATACTCTG ACTGGAGCTTCTGGCTCTTTGACAGAGTCATCTCAAGTACCAAGAGATATCGATCTGTCTCCTGGGCAACCTTTGCAGTCTAGTCAACCTTCTGCTAGCCTTGGTGTTATTGGCCGAAGAAGTGTTTCTGATCTTGGTACAATCGGGGATAACCTCTCTGGATCTACTGCTAATTCTGGGCCAGTGCACGATCAGTTGTATAATTTGCAGATGCTTGAGGCTGCTTATTACAAACTTCCACAACCCAAGGACTCTGAACGTCCAAGAAGTTACACTCCA AGGCACCCTGCAATAACTCCTTCTACCTATCCCCAAGTTCAAGCACCTATAGTTAATAATCCTGCTTTCTGGGAACGTTTGGGATCTGAACAGTATTATACTGATACCCTATTCTTTGCATTTTACTATCAGCAG AACACTTACCAGCAATATCTGGCTGCCAAAGAATTGAAGAAGCAATCTTGGAGATACCATAGGAAATACAACACTTGGTTTCAACGACATGAAGAGCCTAAAGTGGCTACTGATGAATATGAACAAGGGACATATGTGTACTTTGACTTCCACATTGCTAATGATGATCTACAGCATGGATG GTGTCAAAGGATCAAAACTGAGTTTACCTTTGAATATAACCATCTGGAAGATGAACTTATTGTATAG
- the LOC126793430 gene encoding rhodanese-like domain-containing protein 8, chloroplastic: protein MSGCFPAPAAIPGAAITQTAWGRIKYPCFQTSVCSSASSSSSLAYKEERRRRRRWLCLSETSKGRGVSIASQQRCDCESASGIRQDDEWVVVNFYQLVLIEDAEEQVAKHLGFLKGLDIRGRIYVNEQGINAQYSGPSRDAVAYVEWVREDERFANILVQISPAPTGHAFPKLKLRYKPSLVQLEGGISHLPLLDPSMRATPLPPSEWRKRLQAGNTADSSTQNHSANYILLDVRNGYEWDIGHFNGARRPDVDCFRSTSFGLSQPEVTAADPLANIDKQTDILMYCTGGIRCDVYSTILRQQGFQNLYTLKGGVSHYLKNEGPVEWVGNLFVFDSRLSLPPATYKPEAIIEPTIAEVSENNTFARCYICGSQVCELRHRNCANLDCNLLYLCCMNCVENLRGCCCSECTTAPRLRPVLQGPHRYEKWHTYRDLISQSKLTA, encoded by the exons ATGAGCGGGTGTTTTCCGGCGCCGGCGGCCATCCCCGGTGCGGCAATCACGCAGACTGCTTGGGGCAGAATAAAATATCCTTGTTTTCAAACCTCAGTATGCTCCTCAGCTTCATCTTCCTCTAGCTTAGCCTataaggaggagaggagacgACGAAGGCGGTGGCTTTGTTTATCAGAAACAAGTAAAGGGAGAGGTGTCAGCATTGCGTCACAGCAGCGATGTGACTGTGAAAGTGCAAGTGGAATTAGACAAGATGATGAATGGGTGGTGGTTAATTTCTACCAGTTGGTGTTGATCGAAGACGCGGAGGAACAAGTGGCCAAGCATCTTGGTTTCTTGAAGGGTCTTGACATACGTGGCCGGATATATGTGAATGAGCAAGGGATTAACGCCCAGTACAGTGGGCCGTCAAGAGACGCGGTTGCATATGTTGAATGGGTGAGAGAGGATGAGAGATTTGCCAACATTTTGGTGCAGATATCTCCAGCCCCAACTGGGCACGCATTTCCCAAACTCAAGCTGCGTTATAAGCCTTCACTGGTTCAG TTGGAAGGAGGTATTAGTCATCTTCCTTTGCTGGACCCTTCAATGCGAGCAACACCTCTACCACCATCTGAGTGGAGGAAAAGATTGCAGGCAGGGAACACTGCTGATTCATCAACTCAAAATCATAGTGCAAACTACATTCTGTTGGATGTGAGAAACG GTTATGAGTGGGATATTGGCCATTTCAATGGGGCTCGACGTCCAGATGTGGATTGCTTCAGGAGCACTTCTTTTGGGCTAAGCCAACCAGAG GTCACTGCTGCAGATCCGTTGGCTAACATTGATAAACAAACAGATATATTGATGTATTGCACTGGAGGTATTCGTTGTGATGTATATTCCACAATCCTAAG ACAACAAGGGTTTCAAAATTTATACACCTTAAAGGGGGGTGTCTctcattatttaaaaaatgaagGTCCTGTCGAGTGGGTTGGGAATTTGTTTGTGTTTGACTCTCGTCTTTCTCTCCCACCTGCTACCTACAAGCCTGAAGCCATAATCGAACCAACAATAGCTGAAGTTTCAGAGAACAATACATTTGCCAGATGCTATATATGTGGTTCACAAGTCTGTGAGTTGCGGCATCGAAATTGTGCAAATCTCGACTGCAATCTACTTTACCT ATGCTGCATGAACTGTGTCGAGAATTTAAGAGGATGTTGCTGTTCAGAGTGCACAACTGCTCCTCGACTTAGACCTGTTCTTCAGGGTCCCCATAGATATGAAAAATGGCACACCTATCGGGACTTGATATCACAAAGCAAGTTGACAGCTTGA
- the LOC126793812 gene encoding kinase-interacting family protein: protein SDVEERMKMVALNSNCKSNKTPQDEDTGDTFAERAEAYYKTRPQLLSLLQDLYNSYLTLSDRYIQTIAKTTTSLSLNFHPPRRQSSQASTVEFYDYYDLQDQYETSPNDSDVESSLSYQQHLTSLLAQDDDHADDTTMAANFDAIVAEIVIKNVECDILLHEVNASERQQNETSRKIELQKSLLEVLESERLILLDENAKLGYRVGALVEENKALASEFLFMRRKAGELARCLLQMREDRRVSMLSRKIEDLQGQIYGLEKRNKEYYQQLVNNDHSQQGSLEGEKINSTNKKKTRGSRSNEVDLHVCFQIGKMKRKCGTITRGTRADKKGSSWWGKVKNMDLFLCGLNPTSAA from the coding sequence TCAGATGTGGAAGAGAGGATGAAGATGGTAGCACTtaacagtaattgtaaaagtaataaaACTCCTCAAGATGAAGACACGGGTGACACCTTCGCGGAGCGGGCTGAAGCTTACTACAAAACACGCCCTCAGCTGCTCTCCTTGCTTCAAGACTTGTACAATTCTTATCTCACTCTATCTGACCGTTACATTCAAACTATCGCCAAAACTACTACTAGTCTCAGTCTCAATTTCCATCCTCCTCGTCGCCAATCTTCTCAAGCCTCCACCGTTGAATTCTATGATTACTATGACCTGCAAGATCAATATGAGACTAGCCCCAATGATTCAGACGTGGAGAGCTCCCTCTCGTACCAGCAACATCTCACATCACTACTTGCTCAAGATGATGATCATGCTGATGATACCACCATGGCAGCTAACTTTGATGCAATTGTAGCCGAGATTGTGATAAAAAATGTGGAATGTGACATCCTACTTCATGAGGTCAATGCATCGGAGAGGCAGCAAAATGAAACGTCGAGGAAGATAGAGTTGCAGAAGAGCTTGCTTGAGGTTCTGGAGTCTGAAAGGCTCATTCTACTTGATGAGAATGCGAAATTGGGTTACAGGGTGGGTGCATTGGTGGAAGAGAACAAAGCTCTTGCCTCTGAGTTTCTGTTCATGAGGAGGAAGGCTGGTGAGCTAGCTAGGTGTTTGCTCCAAATGAGAGAGGACCGCAGGGTCAGCATGCTCAGCCGTAAGATAGAGGACCTTCAGGGACAGATTTATGGACTGGAGAAGCGTAACAAGGAGTACTACCAGCAACTTGTCAACAATGACCACTCACAACAAGGATCACTCGAAGGGGAGAAGATTAATAGCACCAACAAGAAGAAGACTCGTGGTAGTAGGAGTAATGAAGTGGATTTGCACGTTTGCTTTCAAATAGGAAAGATGAAGAGGAAATGTGGTACTATTACAAGGGGAACTAGAGCTGATAAAAAAGGTTCCAGCTGGTGGGGAAAGGTCAAGAACATGGACTTGTTTCTGTGTGGACTTAACCCAACTTCTGCGGCTTGA
- the LOC126795313 gene encoding uncharacterized protein LOC126795313, whose translation MSPSPGNPGRSTFITMSQVQEIRVCTNRSCRRQGSMQTLETITALAAPTVAVISCGYLSRCGNGPNLVALPTATLVGHCGTTARAAEVLVALCGGDWDSGAADKSLEALALRNKAEIELNNIFSQSELFLSQAIELRPIGGIHNTFN comes from the exons ATGTCCCCAAGTCCAGGAAATCCGGGACGCTCTACTTTCATCACAATGTCCCAAGTCCAGGAAATCCGGGTGTGCACCAACCGGAGTTGCCGGAGACAAGGTTCCATGCAGACCCTTGAGACCATCACGGCTCTTGCTGCCCCCACCGTCGCCGTCATTTCCTGCGGCTATTTGAGCCGCTGCGGCAACGGCCCCAACCTCGTGGCACTTCCAACTGCCACTTTGGTCGGTCACTGCGGCacaactgctcgagctgccgAGGTCCTCGTCGCCCTTTGCGGAGGAGATTGGGATTCCGGAGCTGCTGACAAGAGCTTGGAAGCGCTTGCGCTGAGGAATAAAGCTGAGATTGAGCTCAACAACATTTTCTCTCAGTCTGAGCTCTTCCTCTCACAG GCTATAGAATTAAGGCCAATTGGTGGTATTCATAATACATTCAACTGA